The Leucothrix mucor DSM 2157 DNA window TCTTGGCATTAAAGTGTACTGCGCGAGCAATTGCCACAGACTGCCGTTGCCCACCGGACAAGGCTTTTACCGGCTCACGAAAACGCGTGAAGTTCGGATTCAGTCGCTTCATCACTTTGCGAGTTTCAGACTCCATGGCGACATCATCCAACGTGCCCCAACGGGTTCTTAACTCACGACCTAAAAACAGATTCGCCGCAGCATCAATATTGTCAGCCAATGCCAGAGTTTGATAAATCGTCTCGATGCCATAGGCCTTGGCGTCATGCGGGTTATGAATCGTCGCGGGTACGCCATTGATTTTGACTTCGCCACGACTACCGCGATACGCGCCGGAGAGCATTTTAATCAGTGTCGATTTACCCGCGCCGTTATGGCCCAATACCGCAACCACTTCGCCACCGTATAAATCCACATCCACGCCATCAACCGCATGGATGCCACCAAATGAAATGCTCATATCACGCATTTCCACTAATGGGACTTTTTGTTCCGTTTGCATGATGATTCCTCCTAAGCGGCACGTTTACGATAGATAATATCAATATAGACCGCGAGCACGAGTACCACGCCGACCACCATGTTTTGCAGCGGTGCATCAAAGCCGAGCAACACCATTCCAGACTGCAGCGACTGCATCACCAGCGCACCGAGTACCGCGCCAACAATGGTTCCAACACCGCCATTCAGCGACGTACCACCAATCACCGCTGCAGCGATAACCAATAGCTCATCCAGCGTTCCGGTGGCATTGGTTGACGCATTCAAACGCGCCGTTGAGATGGCAGAAGCCAAGCCACATAACATGCCCATCACACTAAAAATCGCCACGGTCATCATTTTGGTATTGATACCGGATAACTCAGCCGCTTCAGGGTTTCCACCCTGCGCAAACACATAGCGACCAAAGCGAGTGCGCTTAGCCACAAAGGTCATCACAATCGCCACACCAATCGCAATTAGCACAGGGATTGGTAAGCCATAGGCGATTTCAAGACCACCTTCTGGGATCGCAATGCCATTCGCTTCAGCATAACGCTTAGCCACACGAGCAGGCATGTAATAGCTATTGGCAATGCCAACAATACCCATGACGATAGTGATGCCCAAACCTGCCAGCACAAACTCTGCCCACATTGGGCGCAATGGGAAATTAAAGCGTTTGCGCTGATGCCTTCCATTGATTAATCCAAATACGATCAGAACACAGCAGGCTAATCCAACAATTAAACTGGGCCAGTAACCAATGGTTCCACCGTTGCCGCCGCCAATTAAGCGGAAGGTTGAGTCCATCGGTGCCACGGTTTGCCCGGAGGTCACCCACCAAGCGGCACCACGCCAAACTAACAAACCACCTAGCGTTACGATAAAAGCTGGCACGCCCATATAGGCAATAACAGAGCCTTGCAAACCACCAATGAGCCCGCCAATGATGATTCCACCCAGTAATGCGACTACCCATAACAAAGGATGGCCGTGGCCTAGCAGGTCGGGTAGCAGGTTAACCTGCATAACGCCGATGATCATGCCAATAAAGCCTAGAATAGAGCCCACTGACAGATCAATATTACGGGTCACAATCACAAATACCATGCCAGCGGCCATCACCATGACCGAGGAGCTTTGGATTGAGATATTAAATAAATTTCGCGGCGTGATAAACGAACCACCCGACAGGATATCGAAGACTACCCAAATGGCCAGCAGCGCCAGCACCATTCCCAGTAGCCGTACGTCTAACTCCAGGGCATGTAAGAACCGCCCGATACGACTTGTTTTTTGTTCCATGTCAGCCTCTTTAAAGCCTTTTTTCAGACAAAAAAATAGAGTGCAACCGTCATAGTGGCAACTGCACTCTAATTTGTTTCAGCGTTTAAATTACGCAATCAAGCACTTAGTCACATACAGCAACCGTACCGGCTTTTACGCCTTGGCAAAGCTTTTCTTTAGTAATCCAACCAGCATCGACCACTTCAGCAAGGTTCGCTCTGGTGATTGGGACTGGCTTTAAGAATACTGATGTCATCTCAACGCCTTTAGGGCCGCCTGAGAATTTCACCGCGCCATCGATATCATCAAACTCAGCGCCTTCGGCAAGCTTCAGCGCAATCTCAGCCGCTGCCGCACCCAACGCACGCGCATCTTTCCAGACAGAGACTGTTTGAGTGCCTAACGCCACACGGTTCAGTGCAGCATGATCGCCATCCTGACCAGAGACTGGCACATCGCCATCCATACCCTGAGCAGCCAATGCCGCGACAACGCCACCGGCCGTACCATCGTTAGAGGCTACAACCGCATCCACTTTGTTATCGTTAGCGGTTAGGATTTGCTCCATGTTTTTCTGAGCATTGGCAGGCAACCAACCATCGGAGTACGCCTCACCCACATTAACCACTTTGCCGGAGTCAATCGCGTCTTTCAGTACTTCCATTTGGCCGGAAAATAAGAAGTCCGCATTCGGGTCCGTTGGTGAGCCTTTGATAAACACATAGCGCCCTTCTGGCTTCGCCTCAAACACAGCGCGAGCCTGCATGCGGCCTACTTCTTTGTTATCAAAAGTCAGGTAGAACGCGTCTTTGTTTTCAATCAAGCGGTCATAACCAACCACCGGGATGCCTTCATCCGTGGCTTTTTGGACAGCAGGCCCAATCGCACTGGAGTCTTGCGCCAGAATAATCAGCGCTGTTGCGCCACTGGCGATCAAACTTTCAACGTTGGATAGCTGCGTGCCCGGTGAGGACTGCGCATCGGCAGAAATGTATTTTGCACCGGCGGCTTCGATGACTTTTTTCATCGCGCCTTCATCAGTTTTCCAGCGCTCTTCCTGAAAATTAGACCAGGATACGCCGATCACTGTTTCGGCTAAAAGCGGTGTGGTTAATGCGGCAGATACCAGACCTGCGGCGACTAGAGTAGTCAGCTTGTTCATAATGAGTCTCCTCCCATTGATGCTGATAAAAAGTGAAACACAGGCTTCACTTAAACGAATCGGTTGACCAGGTTTTCGTAGTATTCCTGACGACCAGATTGTGGTTGTGGGTCAATGCCTTCACGCTCAACACGTGCCGCGATTGATTCCAATGATGCGTCTTCAGACAACATAGCTTGAGCCACCTCGCTATCCCATCCGGCATATCGCTGATTAACCTGCGACTGCAACGAACCTTCTTCATGCATTTTGGCAGCGGCCAGTAGCGCTCTTGCGCAGGTGTCCATGCCGCCAACATGTCCATATAACAAGTCAGCAGGATCAGTTGACTGACGACGTAATTTCGAATCGAAATTCATGCCGCCCGTAGTAAATCCACCACCTTGCAAAATGTAGTACATGGCTACGGCCATTTCTGGCACATTATTCGGGAATTGATCGGTATCCCAGCCAGACTGGTAATCGTTACGGTTGCCATCAATCGAACCGAAAATACCCAGCGTGTTGGCCATGGCAATTTCATGTTCAAACGAGTGGCCTGCCAATACTGCGTGACCTACTTCGATATTGACCTTGACCTCATTTTCCAAACCGTATTTTTTCAGGAAGCCATACACTGTTGACACATCAAAATCGTATTGGTGCTTGGTTGGCTCCTGTGGCTTGGGCTCAATCAAAATCGCGCCTTCAAAGCCAATCTTATGCTTGTATTCAACTACCAGATTCAGGAAGCGGCCCATGTGATCCAGCTCGCGCTTGGTGTCTGTATTGAGCAAGGTTTCATAGCCTTCACGACCGCCCCACAACACATAGTTCTGACCATTGAGTTTGTGCGTGACATCCATTGCGTTCTTAACTTGCGCTGCGCTGTAAGCAAACACGTCAGGATCTGGATTGGTGGATGCACCCGCCATAAAGCGTTTATTGCTGAATAAATTAGCCGTACCCCAAAGCAAGCCAACGCCCGTTTCCTGCATTTTCTCAGCAAACAGGTCGGTAATCTCTTGAACATTGCGATTGGACTCAGCCAAGGTAGCGCCTTCTGGTGCAATATCGCGGTCATGGAATGAGAAGTACGGCACACCCAGCAAGCTAAACATATCAAACGCAACTTCGGCTTTTAAACGTGCTCCGGCCATAGCATCCGCTGGCTTATCCCAAGGACGCGGCATAGTACTTTGTCCAAATGGGTCAACGCCATCCCAGCAGAAGGTATGCCAGTAACACACAGCAAAGCGCAGATGCTCTTCCATGGTTTTGCCCATCACTACGCGCTTAGGGTCGTAGTAGCGATACGCTAATGGATTGCTGGACTCCGGGCCTTCGTAGATAACCGGCTTAATGTCCCCAAAAAAATCACTCATGATGTCACTCCCTTTAGTGCCGGATAGAGGGCTTTATAGCGCTCGTAACCGTGCTGATATTGTGTTGTCAGTGCCGCAATCGGCTCGATCACGCGCTCGACTTCGGGCACGTAACAAATTTGTTGTGGGTCTGCGTTTTCTGCCGCGCATAGGCCAAGTCTGGCGGCACCAAAGGCGGCTCCCAGCTCACCACCGGCTGGAATTAATAGAGGCTTACCTAATACGGATGCGATGATTGATAACCAAGTCTCAGAGCGTGCACCGCCGCCGACCGCATAAGCCGCTTCAAAGTCAGTGCCGGCTGCTTGTAATGCCAGTTGGCTATCTTTAAAGGCATACGCCACACCTTCCAGCACAGACTGCGTTAAAGCGTTTACATCGTGCGAATGGGTCAAGCCAACAAAGGCTCCGCGAGCATTAGCATCGTTATGTGGCGTGCGTTCTCCGCCCAGATAAGGTAAGAAAGTCGCCGATGAGGGCGCTTGTGGAACGCCACCTAAGCCTTCGGTAAGCTCAGCCGCTGTTTTGCCAGTAATGCCAGACAGCCACTGCAAGCTATCGGTCGCGCTTAAAATCACCCCCATTTGGTGCCAGGTATCTGGCACCGCATGGCAAAATGCATGAACCGCACTTTGAGTATTCGGTGAAAAGCGATCATTACAGACAAAAAGTACTCCAGAGGTGCCGAGCGATAGAAACGCCTGACCCGCTGTGACAGTGCCCATGCCACAAGCCGCTGCGGCATTATCGCCAGCACCTCCGGCTACAACAACGCGTTGCCGAATTCCCCAATGTTGTTGTAGATCCTGTCGCAAGTCTGCCGAGGCTTCACTGCCTTCAACTAATGAAGGCATTTGCGCCCGACTCAGACCCGTCGCACTCAGCAATGCGTCCGACCAGTCCCTCTTTGCGACATTCAGCCATAAAGTCCCGGATGCATCAGACATCTCAGAGACATACTCCCCCGTGAGTTTGTAACGTAAATAATCTTTTGGCAGCAGTACTTTGGCTACTTTAGAAAATATTTCAGGCTCATGCTCTTTGACCCAGAGCAGCTTTGGCGCGGTAAAACCGGGCATTGCAATATTACCCGCCAGCTCGCGACTCTCTGGGCAATTGGCCTCTAACTCTTCACATTGCGCAGCTGAGCGTCCGTCATTCCACAAGATCGCAGGCCGTAACACGTCACCACTGGCATCTAGTAAGGTCGCGCCATGCATTTGTCCGGATAGACCAATCCCCTTCACTTGCGCAAAGGCATCTTTGTAGTTCGCAGATAAATTATCCAGCGTGTCGCAGGTCGCTTTCCACCAACTCTCCGCACTTTGCTCCGACCAGTTTTCATGGGGGCGAGCCACTTCCAGCGACACACTGGCACTGCCAATAATGTGCTGATCCGCATCCATCAAAACGGATTTAACGGATGAGGTGCCCAGATCAATACCAAGATACATGATTTACGCACCTCATTTTAAGTGTGCCATTACCGCAGAATGATTTCACAATCGTCCTCTCTATGTGTTCAGGTTATCGCGCAGGAAAATGTCGATACGAATACGTTCCTGACTTTCCAAAAATGATGTGCCATCAGC harbors:
- the xylA gene encoding xylose isomerase, which translates into the protein MSDFFGDIKPVIYEGPESSNPLAYRYYDPKRVVMGKTMEEHLRFAVCYWHTFCWDGVDPFGQSTMPRPWDKPADAMAGARLKAEVAFDMFSLLGVPYFSFHDRDIAPEGATLAESNRNVQEITDLFAEKMQETGVGLLWGTANLFSNKRFMAGASTNPDPDVFAYSAAQVKNAMDVTHKLNGQNYVLWGGREGYETLLNTDTKRELDHMGRFLNLVVEYKHKIGFEGAILIEPKPQEPTKHQYDFDVSTVYGFLKKYGLENEVKVNIEVGHAVLAGHSFEHEIAMANTLGIFGSIDGNRNDYQSGWDTDQFPNNVPEMAVAMYYILQGGGFTTGGMNFDSKLRRQSTDPADLLYGHVGGMDTCARALLAAAKMHEEGSLQSQVNQRYAGWDSEVAQAMLSEDASLESIAARVEREGIDPQPQSGRQEYYENLVNRFV
- a CDS encoding sugar ABC transporter permease — encoded protein: MEQKTSRIGRFLHALELDVRLLGMVLALLAIWVVFDILSGGSFITPRNLFNISIQSSSVMVMAAGMVFVIVTRNIDLSVGSILGFIGMIIGVMQVNLLPDLLGHGHPLLWVVALLGGIIIGGLIGGLQGSVIAYMGVPAFIVTLGGLLVWRGAAWWVTSGQTVAPMDSTFRLIGGGNGGTIGYWPSLIVGLACCVLIVFGLINGRHQRKRFNFPLRPMWAEFVLAGLGITIVMGIVGIANSYYMPARVAKRYAEANGIAIPEGGLEIAYGLPIPVLIAIGVAIVMTFVAKRTRFGRYVFAQGGNPEAAELSGINTKMMTVAIFSVMGMLCGLASAISTARLNASTNATGTLDELLVIAAAVIGGTSLNGGVGTIVGAVLGALVMQSLQSGMVLLGFDAPLQNMVVGVVLVLAVYIDIIYRKRAA
- a CDS encoding ATP-binding cassette domain-containing protein: MQTEQKVPLVEMRDMSISFGGIHAVDGVDVDLYGGEVVAVLGHNGAGKSTLIKMLSGAYRGSRGEVKINGVPATIHNPHDAKAYGIETIYQTLALADNIDAAANLFLGRELRTRWGTLDDVAMESETRKVMKRLNPNFTRFREPVKALSGGQRQSVAIARAVHFNAKILIMDEPTAALGPQETKQVSELILELKKQGIGIFLISHDIHDVFDLADRVAVMKNGKLVGSARTEDVTKDEVLGMIILGKVPAKAIPGPGAETD
- the xylB gene encoding xylulokinase — encoded protein: MYLGIDLGTSSVKSVLMDADQHIIGSASVSLEVARPHENWSEQSAESWWKATCDTLDNLSANYKDAFAQVKGIGLSGQMHGATLLDASGDVLRPAILWNDGRSAAQCEELEANCPESRELAGNIAMPGFTAPKLLWVKEHEPEIFSKVAKVLLPKDYLRYKLTGEYVSEMSDASGTLWLNVAKRDWSDALLSATGLSRAQMPSLVEGSEASADLRQDLQQHWGIRQRVVVAGGAGDNAAAACGMGTVTAGQAFLSLGTSGVLFVCNDRFSPNTQSAVHAFCHAVPDTWHQMGVILSATDSLQWLSGITGKTAAELTEGLGGVPQAPSSATFLPYLGGERTPHNDANARGAFVGLTHSHDVNALTQSVLEGVAYAFKDSQLALQAAGTDFEAAYAVGGGARSETWLSIIASVLGKPLLIPAGGELGAAFGAARLGLCAAENADPQQICYVPEVERVIEPIAALTTQYQHGYERYKALYPALKGVTS
- the xylF gene encoding D-xylose ABC transporter substrate-binding protein, with the protein product MNKLTTLVAAGLVSAALTTPLLAETVIGVSWSNFQEERWKTDEGAMKKVIEAAGAKYISADAQSSPGTQLSNVESLIASGATALIILAQDSSAIGPAVQKATDEGIPVVGYDRLIENKDAFYLTFDNKEVGRMQARAVFEAKPEGRYVFIKGSPTDPNADFLFSGQMEVLKDAIDSGKVVNVGEAYSDGWLPANAQKNMEQILTANDNKVDAVVASNDGTAGGVVAALAAQGMDGDVPVSGQDGDHAALNRVALGTQTVSVWKDARALGAAAAEIALKLAEGAEFDDIDGAVKFSGGPKGVEMTSVFLKPVPITRANLAEVVDAGWITKEKLCQGVKAGTVAVCD